The Vitis vinifera cultivar Pinot Noir 40024 chromosome 18, ASM3070453v1 region GATACTAGCCCCATTAAGACCTCTCCCTTCCGAAGGAGAGGCTAAGTGCTTGTTACCCCTTTGACCTAAGGAGAAACCCAAGTTTCTTAATTTCCCAGCCAAAAGTTGCTAACCTCTAACCACTCCCCTGCCTTCGGGGAAAGCCAATGAGAATTTCTTACCTTCTACATCCTAGACCGTGCAAAACAAAAACCGACTTGCTTGGTTAAAGCGCAATTCCATTTGATATCTTCTTCCCTTTTCCGCCTAAGCTTTTTTGAATCGCTCCCCCATTTTGAGAAAGCAATAGGTCTCAGCTCCTTCCAAAAGGAAGGACAAGCCCTTACTGCTAAAACGAATCCAAGAAGGAAAGTTAGGACTCCTTTTGCAAACTGTTCCTAACATTGGTACATTTTAAGTGCAACATATCAAAGcttaaagattaaatattaCTAGGGAGTGTTCCAACAGGGAGCACTCCCTTCAAAAATAGGCTTACATTTTAAGTGCAATACAATCAAAGCTTTAGAAGTATTATGTGGCAATATGTGGGGAACGCACGATATTCTTTAGTAAAAGGCAAAAAAATAGTTCACTTTGTGCTCACCACACGACTTCATGGCTTGGAAGGGCTTTAAATTCTTAGTTATATGCTAATCTATGTCCAAGTCATTCTATTCCCTACCTGATGTGGGACCCCTCCATTTCTTTCTTGAAATCGTTATCGAGTCTGAGAGCTATTTCCTTTTTACTGTGCTTCACACCTATCACTTGGCCACTCTCATGATCTTCCATATAATTACAAGCTAGCgcatctctttcttttcttcagaGTCTTATGCTTGTTGGGTTCTTTTTATCGTGAAAAACAACACCACATcaagaagaaaattgaaaaaacagaAGAAGGAAGGAGTGAGTGTAACGTGAACACGGCTGGAGGTGTAACAACTTGtttcttatttcttaaaaacataCAGAGGACCACTTCCTCTATTTAAACACCAGAAAGCTGAGATAATGAATCCGGGATTTTCTCTGTTTAATCTACAAGATAAGTATTTAAAATCTACAAGATATGCTCTGTTTTGAATCCGGGATTTTCTTCAATCAGTTTGTTGATAATTCCTTAACTAGTCAAACTACCATTTCGGGTGGAAGTTGTTGCCATTGAGACTTCTTCATCTTTCAACGTCTCTCCACTATTGTAGCATGAATTGTGGGAGTTTTCAGCCTTATCACTTCCATAGTTATACTCCACCTTATCACTCCGTTGAGTCTTACAATTCACGCCAAGGTGCTGCTGGGTTGTGCCAATACATCATTCCTCTCATCATCATGAGCATGGTTTTGGGATTTAGAATGAGGAATGAGATTCATGTATGTTCAGTGTGTTTGTTATGACTCGGCTAGCACTAGTTTGGAGAATGGTAATGCATGTAAGATGTTTGCTGAGATTCTTGACagaaatttggttttattatgttTGGCATTCTTGAGCTGAGTATAGGAGTTGATTTTATAGATGTGAAAGGACTCTAGAGGCCTGATTGGATGATGATTGTTACAACTATTCCTACACAGATATGGGGTGCATGAGAATTGCCAAATTGGTATGTGGATATGCAATGAGAATTGGGTTTGAGTGATTGAGTCATTTGTGaatgtcacttttttttttttcactctagAATGTAGGGACTTTGACTGGGTCAATGGGTGACTGGTTGATTAATTTCATGACATTCAATGTTGATGGTTACGCCTAATGTAGATTTTTAATGATCAATTACTGTTTCTGAGGAGATGGTGGATGGGTTGGTTGAACCTGCTTAGTTAGCCATCATGGGACCATGCCTAACCTTTTTTATTGGGCCGGCTGCTGGTTCAATGTGACATGAGATCTTATCCAAAAGGATGCATGTTGAGCTAGGAGATTagtgttttttatatttaagtttttaagaattattttcaaaaattaatttaaaaaatgtttcacaCAGATCCTATAGATTTGAAACTTTTTGCTTGAAACTTCCCTCACttgtttgtttccttattttatcAAGCGACCTAAAACCAAATAAGTACTCCTGCTCCATGCATTTTAGATAATGGAGACCTCTCCTTAGTGATTAAGTTCTCTTGTGAGATTGGCTGGAGTGTAACGAAGGAAAATGATAAGGGAAAACCAAAAAGGAATGGAAAAGGTCAAAGATATATAGAAGAGAAGAACAAACAAGGACAGGCATGTTAACTTTTGAAAACATTCGGTGgatttgtttgaattttttattgcattttttttccttcctattttcttttaaattttccacGAACCAAATGTTGGATGagggataaaaaatatttattaatcctatgtttgaatattgaaaaatttgagaaaaagaaaatagatcaATATTGCTTAGTCTGTCAACTGAGGAATTAAAATCCTTGAACCTTCACAAACGAATGCAGGAATATGTGAAGCAAGTTGCAATATCTCAGCATCATCATCCTTAAAACCAATGCAGTCACTGACGTCTAAACTCACAAGCTCTTTGCAGCCCTGCAATATTATCACTAGATTCTCCTGCTTAATGCCTGATCCCTTTAGAAACAAGTGTCTAATGTTTGGCACAAAGGTCACCATGGCCGACGATTCATCTTTCCCAATGATGGAGTTTGGAGCATTTAGCTGAACAAACTTCTTGCAATGAAAACCAATTTGGGGTATGATGTCTGCCATATTATAGCTCCACCTGAGTGACAATACTTCAAGATTTTTCCACTTGCTTATCAGTTTTGGAATAAGGATTGATGACTCATGAGGCATAAAATCATGCAGAACTAGAATTTTCAAGGCAGGACACCTGAAAAATTTTACAATTCTTATCATCAATTCATTGCAAGGAAGACTTGTTTTCTTTTGACAGAAGATTTTAGATAACTTACTTCTTAGCAGCATACTCCAGTGCCTTCTCACTGCAGTGTTTCGGCAGCGCAAGAGTAGTAGCACATCCACTGCTACGATTGACTACTAACTTTACCACTGAAGTTGATTGTATCAGTAACCTTACTGGGATCTGCCTGCCCATATCACTCGGGTTGATGTCAGGAAAAACAAGATGTTGCCAGCACATAGGATTGAGGCTTGCTTTATACCATGACTTGCACACAAAGGGAACATCAAACAACAATGACAACATTCCCACTTTCTGAAACACATTCGCCAGACAGTCCATGTTTAGCTCGTCCCATTTTCGTTCCTCCATCTGAGCAAATGCATGAAATTATTTAACATATGACTGGTCATCCACCGAAGACACTTTCCTCAGAAATAGTAGTGGGGAGATCTCAGTATATATAAAACCGATTTGAGAGGGCCGGAGAGAGAGTAAAGGTGATGAAATCAGTGAGTTTTTTTTTGCTGACTTGACTAAATACTAAAGAGAGGCAGCTGTACTATTAAAACTTACAAGGGTAAACCTCTCCTTAGTGCTTAAGCTCCCTTGTGAGATTGGTTGAAAAACAAagagggaaaaggaaaagaagaaagataagGAAATAGTAAAAAGAAggcaattaaagaaaaagaagagaaaaaaaatgaaagaggggGAAAAAATTAATGGCAAACTCTGCAAAGAAAACTATGTGCTGCCTTCTTGTACTCGGTAGTGTACAAGTAATTGGTTAAATTATTGAGGAAGTGCAAGGGGCATCTGCTAGGACAACCACCATGTGCTCTTATGGAATCTTAAAAGGAAGACTTCTGCTTAGATCTTAAGCTCTCGTCCGAGACTGGCCGACgagtaaagaaagaaaaggagaaagttgaaaggaaaagtaaaaaagaaggaTAAGAATAAAAGGGTAATCCTTGAAagtgaaatttgaaaatatatatgacTTAGATTTGTAGTGAgtttttatttgtgatttagTTACATTTGGACTAAGGAGGTGAAAAACTTAATATTTGGTTGGaagaaagtttgaaaaaaaaaaaaaaaactaatagaggaaaaagaaaggaaaaaagacgaaaattttaattaaagattttttatttgattgtatataaaaaatttatgagaaagaaaatttaaattattgttaataTCCAATGTGTGGGTTTCAATACACATGCAATACCAAATTTAATCTATTAATAGCTAATTTGATGAAACAACCGAACAAAATGAAATTGCAATTAATGGTGGTAAGATGAATCAAACTGTGAAAAGAACAagaatttttatgtt contains the following coding sequences:
- the LOC100854310 gene encoding F-box/LRR-repeat protein At3g48880 isoform X1, which codes for MRYNHQVPKPLRQGDIGVCCKRMEERKWDELNMDCLANVFQKVGMLSLLFDVPFVCKSWYKASLNPMCWQHLVFPDINPSDMGRQIPVRLLIQSTSVVKLVVNRSSGCATTLALPKHCSEKALEYAAKKCPALKILVLHDFMPHESSILIPKLISKWKNLEVLSLRWSYNMADIIPQIGFHCKKFVQLNAPNSIIGKDESSAMVTFVPNIRHLFLKGSGIKQENLVIILQGCKELVSLDVSDCIGFKDDDAEILQLASHIPAFVCEGSRILIPQLTD
- the LOC100854310 gene encoding F-box/LRR-repeat protein At3g48880 isoform X2, with product MEERKWDELNMDCLANVFQKVGMLSLLFDVPFVCKSWYKASLNPMCWQHLVFPDINPSDMGRQIPVRLLIQSTSVVKLVVNRSSGCATTLALPKHCSEKALEYAAKKCPALKILVLHDFMPHESSILIPKLISKWKNLEVLSLRWSYNMADIIPQIGFHCKKFVQLNAPNSIIGKDESSAMVTFVPNIRHLFLKGSGIKQENLVIILQGCKELVSLDVSDCIGFKDDDAEILQLASHIPAFVCEGSRILIPQLTD